A portion of the Salarias fasciatus chromosome 15, fSalaFa1.1, whole genome shotgun sequence genome contains these proteins:
- the epm2a gene encoding laforin: MWFRFGVILTPESSDVEVFVLGSRDEMGHWDPSRAVPMKACRTLPSSEEPCLWTGDVQLAEPFTDPLWFKFLQRVRGGEVVWEGSGPSHDRCCSYDERNVVEGVYCHPIGHWIEETGHTDEMKHTTNFYFGVAGQKAMHFSRVLSCVWLGSCPRQVEHVTIKMKQELGVTAVMNFQTEWDVVNNSRGCMRDPGDAMTPETMTDLYKDCGLAYVWMPTPDMSTEGRIRMLPQAVFLLHGLLENGHTVYVHCNAGVGRSTAAVCGLLMYVLGWTLRKVQYFVAAKRPAVYIDEEALIRAQADFIQKFGQLRSSISCPET, translated from the exons ATGTGGTTCCGGTTCGGCGTCATTCTCACGCCAGAGTCCTCCGACGTGGAGGTGTTTGTCTTGGGCTCTCGGGACGAAATGGGTCACTGGGACCCGAGCAGGGCGGTTCCGATGAAGGCTTGTCGGACTCTGCCGTCCTCGGAGGAGCCGTGTCTGTGGACCGGGGACGTGCAGCTGGCGGAGCCGTTCACCGACCCGCTGTGGTTCAagttcctccagagagtccgaggaggagaggtggTCTGGGAAG GGAGCGGCCCAAGCCATGACAGATGCTGCTCTTATGATGAGAGGAACGTGGTGGAGGGAGTGTACTGCCACCCAATCGGACACTGGATAGAAGAAACAGGACACACGGATGAGATGAAGCACACCACTAACTTTTACTTTGGTGTGGCCGGTCAGAAGGCCATGCATTTCTCCAG GGTGCTGAGCTGCGTTTGGCTGGGGAGCTGCCCTCGACAGGTGGAGCACGTGACCATAAAGATGAAGCAGGAACTGGGCGTCACGGCGGTGATGAACTTCCAGACCGAGTGGGACGTGGTGAACAACTCCCGAGGCTGCATGCGCGACCCCGGGGACGCCATGACCCCGGAGACCATGACGGATTTATACAAAGACTGCGGCCTGGCATACGTGTGGATGCCCACGCCGGACATGAGCACCGAGG GTCGGATCAGGATGCTCCCGCAGGCCGTCTTCTTGCTCCACGGCCTCCTGGAGAACGGACACACCGTGTATGTCCACTGTAACGCCGGAGTGGGCAGGTCCACGGCGGCCGTGTGCGGCCTGCTCATGTACGTCCTCGGCTGGACCCTGAGAAAAGTGCAGTACTTTGTAGCAGCCAAGAGGCCTGCGGTGTACATCGACGAGGAAGCTTTAATCCGGGCTCAAGCGGACTTCATCCAGAAGTTTGGACAGCTTCGATCCTCCATATCCTGCCCAGAAACATAA